Proteins co-encoded in one Acaryochloris thomasi RCC1774 genomic window:
- a CDS encoding response regulator transcription factor, with product MAKIMVVDDSPTMRVMITDLLKHYQFDVVEAVDGQEAKTMLTEMPQSSYPDLLITDIVMPKMNGYELCRWIKDELKSAGIPVIMCSTKGEEFDRHWGMRQGGDAYVIKPFNPSELIETVKQLLKAKSPG from the coding sequence ATGGCAAAAATCATGGTGGTCGATGACAGCCCGACGATGCGCGTCATGATAACTGACTTGCTCAAGCACTACCAATTTGACGTTGTAGAAGCAGTGGATGGTCAAGAGGCCAAAACGATGTTGACGGAAATGCCCCAGAGCAGCTATCCCGATCTACTGATTACCGACATTGTGATGCCCAAGATGAATGGCTATGAGCTTTGCCGTTGGATTAAGGATGAGCTGAAGTCAGCGGGCATTCCTGTCATCATGTGTTCGACGAAGGGTGAAGAGTTTGATCGCCATTGGGGTATGAGACAGGGCGGTGATGCTTACGTTATTAAGCCATTCAATCCCAGTGAGCTGATTGAGACCGTAAAACAATTGTTGAAAGCAAAGAGTCCTGGCTAG